In a single window of the Canis lupus dingo isolate Sandy chromosome 18, ASM325472v2, whole genome shotgun sequence genome:
- the PRPF19 gene encoding pre-mRNA-processing factor 19 isoform X1, which translates to MCTGCLLGICIALEVRPAVIPVLRVSNEVPEHPCVSPVSNHVYERRLIEKYIAENGTDPINNQPLSEEQLIDIKVAHPIRPKPPSATSIPAILKALQDEWDAVMLHSFTLRQQLQTTRQELSHALYQHDAACRVIARLTKEVTAAREALATLKPQAGLIVPQAVPSSQPSVAGAGEPMDLGELVGMTPEIIQKLQDKATVLTTERKKRGKTVPEELVKPEELSKYRQVASHVGLHSASIPGILALDLCPADTNKILTGGADKNVVVFDKSSEQILATLKGHTKKVTSVVFHPSQELVFSASPDATIRIWSVPNASCVQVVRAHESAVTGLSLHATGDYLLSSSDDQYWAFSDIQTGRVLTKVTDETSGCSLTCAQFHPDGLIFGTGTMDSQIKIWDLKERTNVANFPGHSGPITSIAFSENGYYLATAADDSSVKLWDLRKLKNFKTLQLDNNFEVKSLIFDQSGTYLALGGTDVQIYICKQWTEILHFTEHSGLTTGVAFGHHAKFIASTGMDRSLKFYSL; encoded by the exons ATGTGTACCGGGTGCTTGCTGGGCATCTGCATCGCGCTGGAAGTCAGACCAGCTGTAATCCCTGTCCTCAGAG TCTCCAATGAAGTGCCAGAGCACCCGTGTGTGTCCCCTGTCTCTAATCATGTGTATGAGCGGCGGCTCATTGAGAAGTATATTGCGGAGAATGGCACAGACCCCATCAACAACCAGCCTCTGTCTGAGGAGCAGCTCATCGATATCAAAG TTGCTCACCCAATCCGGCCCAAGCCTCCCTCTGCAACCAGCATCCCAGCCATTCTGAAAGCTTTGCAGGATGAGTGG GATGCAGTCATGCTGCACAGCTTCACTCTGCGCCAGCAGCTGCAGACAACCCGTCAAGAGCTGTCCCACGCTCTGTACCAGCATGATGCTGCCTGCCGTGTTATTGCCCGGCTCACTAAGGAAGTTACAGCCGCCCGAGAAG CTCTGGCCACCCTGAAACCACAGGCTGGACTCATCGTGCCCCAGGCTGTGCCGAGCTCACAGCCAAGTGTTGCA GGTGCAGGTGAGCCGATGGATTTGGGTGAGCTGGTGGGAATGACCCCCGAGATTATCCAGAAG CTTCAAGACAAGGCCACTGTGCTCACCACGGAGCGTAAGAAG AGAGGGAAGACGGTACCCGAAGAGCTGGTGAAGCCAGAGGAGCTAAGCAAATACCGGCAGGTGGCATCCCACGTG GGCTTGCACAGTGCCAGCATTCCTGGGATCCTCGCCCTGGACCTCTGCCCTGCTGACACCAACAAGATCCTTACTG GTGGGGCCGACAAAAATGTTGTTGTCTTCGACAAGAGTTCTGAGCAAATCCTGGCCACCCTTAAAGGCCATACCAAGAAAGTCACCAGTGTGGTGTTTCACCCTTCCCAG GAGCTGGTGTTTTCTGCCTCTCCAGATGCTACTATCAGGATTTGGTCAGTCCCGAATGCGTCCTGTGTGCAGGTGGTTCGGGCCCATGAGAGTGCTGTGACAGGCCTCAGCCTCCATGCCACTGGGGACTATCTCCTGAGCTCCTCTGATGACCAG TACTGGGCCTTCTCTGACATCCAGACAGGGCGGGTGCTCACGAAGGTGACAGATGAGACCTCTGGCTGTT CTCTAACCTGTGCGCAGTTCCATCCTGATGGACTCATTTTTGGAACAGGCACCATGGACTCACAGATCAAGATCTGGGACTTGAAG GAGCGCACCAATGTGGCCAACTTCCCCGGCCACTCGGGCCCCATCACTAGCATTGCCTTCTCAGAGAATGGCTACTACTTGGCTACAGCGGCTGATGACTCCTCTGTCAAGCTCTGGGATCTGCGCAAGCTTAAAAACTTCAAGACGCTGCAGCTGGATAACAACTTTGAG GTGAAGTCACTGATCTTTGACCAGAGCGGCACCTACCTGGCCCTTGGGGGCACGGATGTCCAGATCTACATCTGCAAGCAGTGGACAGAGATTCTTCATTTCACAG AGCATAGTGGCCTGACCACAGGGGTGGCCTTTGGGCACCACGCCAAGTTCATCGCTTCAACGGGCATGGACAGGAGCCTCAAGTTCTACAGCCTGTAG
- the PRPF19 gene encoding pre-mRNA-processing factor 19 isoform X2, with translation MSLICSISNEVPEHPCVSPVSNHVYERRLIEKYIAENGTDPINNQPLSEEQLIDIKVAHPIRPKPPSATSIPAILKALQDEWDAVMLHSFTLRQQLQTTRQELSHALYQHDAACRVIARLTKEVTAAREALATLKPQAGLIVPQAVPSSQPSVAGAGEPMDLGELVGMTPEIIQKLQDKATVLTTERKKRGKTVPEELVKPEELSKYRQVASHVGLHSASIPGILALDLCPADTNKILTGGADKNVVVFDKSSEQILATLKGHTKKVTSVVFHPSQELVFSASPDATIRIWSVPNASCVQVVRAHESAVTGLSLHATGDYLLSSSDDQYWAFSDIQTGRVLTKVTDETSGCSLTCAQFHPDGLIFGTGTMDSQIKIWDLKERTNVANFPGHSGPITSIAFSENGYYLATAADDSSVKLWDLRKLKNFKTLQLDNNFEVKSLIFDQSGTYLALGGTDVQIYICKQWTEILHFTEHSGLTTGVAFGHHAKFIASTGMDRSLKFYSL, from the exons ATGTCCCTGATCTGCTCGA TCTCCAATGAAGTGCCAGAGCACCCGTGTGTGTCCCCTGTCTCTAATCATGTGTATGAGCGGCGGCTCATTGAGAAGTATATTGCGGAGAATGGCACAGACCCCATCAACAACCAGCCTCTGTCTGAGGAGCAGCTCATCGATATCAAAG TTGCTCACCCAATCCGGCCCAAGCCTCCCTCTGCAACCAGCATCCCAGCCATTCTGAAAGCTTTGCAGGATGAGTGG GATGCAGTCATGCTGCACAGCTTCACTCTGCGCCAGCAGCTGCAGACAACCCGTCAAGAGCTGTCCCACGCTCTGTACCAGCATGATGCTGCCTGCCGTGTTATTGCCCGGCTCACTAAGGAAGTTACAGCCGCCCGAGAAG CTCTGGCCACCCTGAAACCACAGGCTGGACTCATCGTGCCCCAGGCTGTGCCGAGCTCACAGCCAAGTGTTGCA GGTGCAGGTGAGCCGATGGATTTGGGTGAGCTGGTGGGAATGACCCCCGAGATTATCCAGAAG CTTCAAGACAAGGCCACTGTGCTCACCACGGAGCGTAAGAAG AGAGGGAAGACGGTACCCGAAGAGCTGGTGAAGCCAGAGGAGCTAAGCAAATACCGGCAGGTGGCATCCCACGTG GGCTTGCACAGTGCCAGCATTCCTGGGATCCTCGCCCTGGACCTCTGCCCTGCTGACACCAACAAGATCCTTACTG GTGGGGCCGACAAAAATGTTGTTGTCTTCGACAAGAGTTCTGAGCAAATCCTGGCCACCCTTAAAGGCCATACCAAGAAAGTCACCAGTGTGGTGTTTCACCCTTCCCAG GAGCTGGTGTTTTCTGCCTCTCCAGATGCTACTATCAGGATTTGGTCAGTCCCGAATGCGTCCTGTGTGCAGGTGGTTCGGGCCCATGAGAGTGCTGTGACAGGCCTCAGCCTCCATGCCACTGGGGACTATCTCCTGAGCTCCTCTGATGACCAG TACTGGGCCTTCTCTGACATCCAGACAGGGCGGGTGCTCACGAAGGTGACAGATGAGACCTCTGGCTGTT CTCTAACCTGTGCGCAGTTCCATCCTGATGGACTCATTTTTGGAACAGGCACCATGGACTCACAGATCAAGATCTGGGACTTGAAG GAGCGCACCAATGTGGCCAACTTCCCCGGCCACTCGGGCCCCATCACTAGCATTGCCTTCTCAGAGAATGGCTACTACTTGGCTACAGCGGCTGATGACTCCTCTGTCAAGCTCTGGGATCTGCGCAAGCTTAAAAACTTCAAGACGCTGCAGCTGGATAACAACTTTGAG GTGAAGTCACTGATCTTTGACCAGAGCGGCACCTACCTGGCCCTTGGGGGCACGGATGTCCAGATCTACATCTGCAAGCAGTGGACAGAGATTCTTCATTTCACAG AGCATAGTGGCCTGACCACAGGGGTGGCCTTTGGGCACCACGCCAAGTTCATCGCTTCAACGGGCATGGACAGGAGCCTCAAGTTCTACAGCCTGTAG
- the ZP1 gene encoding LOW QUALITY PROTEIN: zona pellucida sperm-binding protein 1 (The sequence of the model RefSeq protein was modified relative to this genomic sequence to represent the inferred CDS: inserted 4 bases in 3 codons; deleted 5 bases in 3 codons; substituted 4 bases at 4 genomic stop codons), protein MVAVGYLMAGASATAWNCCAVLLLTAAICSKVVDDFPAICLSPAPDELGNQREVSNCSACYHWVTAKPLGPAVSLPPVLQEVGMAYARRGWRGQPTAPQLGARLPRHSLVSCCSCLCLECWVDSPSCSPGSPSSLQDRHFHLRVFVEVVLPNGHVAGTQEVTLICPKPGHAWTLAPCLAPXAWFSLSTPRAQPLHPTPGHGFVRSAPALLTLGPGPTTQPTQAQPQWGTLERRGDPFALDRAEEANSLHVRGLRGHFLCPPPSVPSPGRPPMQDQCRVASRHFPCRVRRGSKEACQQAGCCYDNSGGVPRYYGQSGHFVLAVPQETALAHGITLAHIHMLYTPSSCSQTXELGSFVFFHFLLTHCGPHCHPPQVAGNQLVLGNQLVSDLDVRXGPQGSVMQDGTFCEGEPAENRPRCGPGCEGGAEVTKPQMRQEIPGRKLSGAVLEAGAEGGPLVERGPWDLQTVVAGAPRGRGVGSRSVGSVVPDQALFVASMERVSSLPSRDPDAGSRPPPAPPLHTLALDLRLHLCCIFNASGFLLLQVSISPRPPPAPVSPSGPCGLXAPRPAEETFCSYXEERDYPNIRLPCKPVPVGVRLLRXTDPSLVLLLHQCWASAGACPFQQPQWPVLSDRXVAGDVSAAPGCPFDRNSYRTQVVPLDRAEVSFSSHCQCFTVTTFALPDPGSQRTLRRRKKPRVPLPAYSPSVPCQPVPKALQHSETCRGLQVSLGKGPWTGSSFLCLQACSRLLGNQGLQTSPRCTGPRQPYAPCGIAIRPQNLVSSPDPVSLEGSYRQEPLPWPTGARAVCCQGTLSHSADQRWYNSSQQGTKKRCSPPYLRQGSGSSAGVTTKVQRHRDCWRGPTLPCKPSNPLSPAGSSRIANQGPLPWVVLLLVAVALVLGVGISMGLSQAKPRSSRKAREGE, encoded by the exons ATGGTTGCCGTGGGATATCTGATGGCAGGAGCCTCAGCCACAGCCTGGAATTGCTGTGCGGTGCTGTTGCTGACGGCCGCTATCTGCTCCAAGGTGGTAGATGA CTTCCCTGCCATCtgtctctccccagccccagatGAACTTGGGAACCAACGTGAAGTAAGCAACTGCTCTGCCTGCTACCACTGGGTCACTGCCAAGCCCCTGGGACCTgctgtttctctgcctcctgtGCTGCAAGAGGTGGGGATGGCTTATGCCCGGCGAGGGTGGAGGGGGCAGCCCACAGCTCCACAGCTGGGAGCCCGTTTGCCCAGGCACAGT CTGGTCTCTTGCTGCTcttgcctctgcctggaatgctggGTGGACTCCCCTAGTTGCTCTCCTGGGTCCCCCTCTTCCCTACAGGACAGGCACTTCCACCTGAGGGTGTTCGTCGAAGTGGTCCTGCCCAATGGCCACGTTGCTGGAACACAAGAAGTCACTCTGATTTGTCCTAAACCTGGCCACGCCTGGACTCTGGCCCCCTGCCTGGCGCCATAGGCATgg ttctccctttccaccccTCGTGcccagcccctccaccccaccccagggcacGGCTTTGTCCGCTCAGCCCCTGCCTTGCTGACCCTCGGACCTGGACCCACCACCCAA CCCACCCAGGCTCAACCCCAGTGGGGCACCCTGGAACGCAGGGG TGACCCCTTCGCCCTTGACCGGGCTGAGGAAGCCAACTCCCTCCATGTCCGTGGCCTGCGTGGCCATTTCCTATGTCCTCCCCCTTCAGTCCCTTCCCCAGGTCGGCCTCCAATGCAGGACCAGTGTCGGGTGGCCTCCAGGCACTTCCCCTGCAGAGTAAGGAGAGGTTCCAAGGAAGCCTGTCAGCAGGCTGGTTGCTGCTATGACAACAGCGGAGGGGTTCCCCGTTACTATG GACAAAGTGGCCACTTTGTCCTGGCGGTACCCCAAGAAACAGCCTTGGCACACGGGATCACGCTGGCCCATATCCACATGCTCTACaccccctccagctgctcccagAC GGAGCTGGGGTCTTTCGTGTTCTTCCACTTCCTGCTCACCCACTGTGGGCCACA CTGTCATCCCCCCCAGGTGGCCGGCAACCAGCTTGTCCTTGGGAACCAGCTGGTGTCTGACCTTGACGTCC ATGGGCCACAGGGCTCCGTCATGCAGGATGGCACCTTCTGTGAGGGGGAGCCTGCTGAGAACAGGCCACGCTGTGGGCCTGGGTGTGAAGGGGGCGCAG AGGTCACGAAGCCACAGATGAGGCAGGAGATACCTGGGCGGAAGCTCTCTGGGGCTGTGCTGGAAGCAGGAGCTGAGGGAGGGCCTCTGGTGGAAAGGGGCCCCTGGGACCTGCAGACTGTGGTGGCAGGAGCACCCCG gggcaggggtgtggggtcCCGTAGCGTGGGCTCAGTGGTGCCAGACCAGGCCCTGTTCGTTGCATCCATGGAGCGGGTGTCCAGCTTGCCAAGCAGAGATCCTGATGCTGGGTCTcgtcctccccccgccccacccctgcatACTCTGGCCCTTGACCTCAGGCTTCACCTGTGCTGCATCTTCAATGCCAGTGGCTTCCTGCTGCTCCAGGTGTCCATCTCTCCACGGCCCCCACCAGCCCCCGTGTCACCATCCGGCCCCTGTG GTTTATAGGCCCCTCGCCCTGCAGAGGAGACTTTCTGCTCCTACTAAGAGGAGAGGGACTACCCCAACATTAGGCTGCCCTGCAAGCCTGTCCCTGTGGGAGTCCGGCTCCTGA GCACAGACCCCAGTCTGGTCCTGCTGCTGCACCAGTGCTGGGCCTCTGCCGGTGCCTGCCCCTTCCAGCAGCCTCAGTGGCCCGTCCTATCAGACAGATGAGTGGCAGGGGATGTTTCTGCTGCCCCAGG GTGTCCTTTTGACAGGAACAGCTACAGGACCCAAGTGGTACCCCTGGACAGGGCAGAGGTGTCCTTCTCCTCCCACTGCCAGTGCTTCACTGTGACCACCTTCGCCCTCCCAGACCCTGGTTCCCAGAGGACCCTCAGGAGACGGAAGAAACCCCGTGTGCCTCTTCCTGCCTATTCCCCATCTGTTCCGTGTCAGCCGGTTCCCAAAGCTCTCCAGCATTCTGAGACCTGTA GGGGCCTGCAAGTGAGTCTAGGGAAAGGACCCTGGACAGGGTCTTCGTTCCTATGTCTGCAGGCCTGTTCCCGGCTTCTGGGAAACCAGGGGCTGCAGACTAGCCCCAGATGCACAGGGCCACGACAACCCTATGCTCCCTGTGGCATCGCTATAAGGCCCCAGAACCTCGTGAGCTCTCCAGACCCAGTGAGCCTTGAGGGTTCCTACAGGCAGGAGCCTCTACCATGGCCCACAGGTGCCAGGGCTGTGTGCTGCCAGGGGACACTCAGCCATAGCGCAGACCAGAGGTGGTATAACAGCAGTCAGCAGGGAACTAAG AAGAGATGCAGCCCGCCCTATCTGCGGCAGGGCAGCGGCAGCTCTGCGGGTGTGACCACCAAGGTCCAGCGGCACAGAGACTGCTGGAGAGGCCCCACTCTGCCTTGCAAGCCCTCAAACCCCCTCTCTCCTGCAGGCTCCTCCAGGATTGCCAACCAGGGGCCTCTCCCCTGGGTGGTCCTCCTGCTGGTGGCTGTTGCCCTGGTCCTAGGGGTTGGCATTTCCATGGGCCTAAGCCAGGCCAAGCCCAGAAGCTCCAGGAAGGCCAGAGAgggtgaataa